Proteins encoded within one genomic window of Nonomuraea gerenzanensis:
- a CDS encoding GNAT family N-acetyltransferase: MTADDLLIRRAEKSDADEVFALAREFGLTFRPERDAFDAALPALLANDDALLLTAVVGGRVHGYLLGFVHLTLFANGPVAWVEEAMVGSGSRRQGIGRALLEEFERWARSREAGYVAMATRRAPEFYHALGYEASATFFRKVLR, encoded by the coding sequence ATGACGGCTGACGATCTTCTCATCAGGAGGGCGGAGAAGTCGGACGCGGACGAGGTGTTCGCGCTGGCCCGCGAGTTCGGCCTGACCTTCAGGCCCGAGCGCGACGCCTTCGACGCCGCGCTGCCCGCGCTCCTGGCCAACGACGACGCCCTGCTGCTGACGGCCGTCGTGGGCGGGCGGGTGCACGGATACCTGCTCGGGTTCGTGCATCTGACCCTGTTCGCCAACGGGCCCGTCGCCTGGGTCGAGGAGGCCATGGTGGGGTCCGGGTCGCGGCGGCAGGGGATCGGGCGGGCGCTGCTGGAGGAGTTCGAGCGGTGGGCCAGGTCGCGCGAGGCGGGTTACGTGGCGATGGCGACGCGGCGGGCGCCGGAGTTCTACCACGCGCTGGGGTATGAGGCTTCCGCCACGTTCTTCCGCAAGGTCCTGCGCTGA
- a CDS encoding acyl-CoA dehydrogenase family protein, giving the protein MLNDEYEELRKTVEAFARDVVAPVIGDYYEREEFPYDVVRQMGAMGLFGLPFPEEYGGMGGDYFALCLALEELARVDSSVAITLEAAVSLGAMPIFRYGTEQQRAEWLPGMAAGERLGAFGLTEPGGGSDVPGGMRTTAVLDGHEWVLNGTKAFITNSGTDITAVVGVAALTGEREISTILVPSGTPGFAVSKKYSKVGWNASDTRELSFTDCRVPAENLLGERGRGYAQFLQILDEGRIAIAAIGVGLAQGCVDECVRYVRDRKAFGHPIGHYQAIQFKIADMEARAHTARLAYYHAAEKMLAGVPFKKEAAIAKLVSSNAAMDNAREATQIFGGYGFMNEFPVGRFYRDAKILEIGEGTSEVQRMLIARQLGLGDL; this is encoded by the coding sequence ATGCTCAACGACGAGTACGAAGAACTGCGCAAGACGGTGGAGGCGTTCGCCCGCGACGTGGTCGCGCCGGTGATCGGCGACTACTACGAGCGGGAGGAGTTCCCGTACGACGTCGTGCGGCAGATGGGCGCGATGGGGCTGTTCGGCCTGCCGTTCCCCGAGGAGTACGGCGGGATGGGCGGCGACTACTTCGCCCTCTGCCTGGCCCTGGAGGAGCTGGCCAGGGTCGACTCCAGCGTGGCCATCACCCTGGAGGCGGCCGTGTCGCTGGGCGCGATGCCGATCTTCCGGTACGGCACCGAGCAGCAGCGCGCCGAGTGGCTGCCCGGGATGGCCGCCGGCGAGCGGCTGGGCGCCTTCGGGCTCACGGAGCCGGGCGGCGGCTCCGACGTGCCCGGTGGCATGCGCACCACAGCCGTCCTGGACGGCCACGAATGGGTGCTCAACGGGACGAAGGCGTTCATCACCAACTCCGGCACCGACATCACCGCCGTCGTCGGCGTGGCGGCGCTCACCGGCGAGCGGGAGATCTCCACGATCCTCGTGCCGAGCGGCACGCCCGGGTTCGCGGTGTCGAAGAAGTACTCCAAGGTCGGCTGGAACGCCTCCGACACGCGGGAGCTGTCGTTCACCGACTGCCGCGTCCCGGCGGAGAACCTGCTGGGCGAGCGCGGCCGGGGATACGCCCAGTTCCTGCAGATCCTCGACGAGGGCCGCATCGCGATCGCGGCGATCGGCGTGGGGCTGGCGCAGGGCTGCGTGGACGAGTGCGTGCGGTACGTCAGGGACCGCAAGGCCTTCGGCCACCCGATCGGCCACTACCAGGCCATCCAGTTCAAGATCGCCGACATGGAGGCCCGCGCGCACACCGCCCGCCTGGCCTACTACCACGCGGCCGAGAAGATGCTGGCCGGGGTGCCGTTCAAGAAGGAGGCGGCGATCGCCAAGCTGGTCTCCTCGAACGCGGCGATGGACAACGCGCGGGAGGCGACGCAGATCTTCGGCGGCTACGGGTTCATGAACGAGTTCCCCGTCGGCCGGTTCTACCGCGACGCCAAGATCCTCGAGATCGGCGAGGGCACCAGCGAGGTGCAGCGGATGCTCATCGCGCGGCAACTCGGGCTGGGGGACCTGTGA
- a CDS encoding hydroxymethylglutaryl-CoA lyase, protein MPYSMEGLPHQVTVYEVGPRDGLQNESAIVPVEVKAEFIDRLADAGHKVIEATSFVHPKWVPQLADADRLLTTLRRKPGVRYPVLVPNLRGLDRALDLGVDEIAIFASATETFAAKNLNRSLESQFEMFEPVVARALDNGVKVRAYVSMCFGDPWEGPTPIGQVVQVGERLLGLGCYELSLGDTIGVGTPGHVTALIEAFRSPERLAVHFHDTYGQALSNTLAALRSGVTTIDASTGGIGGCPYAESATGNLATEDLVWMLRGLGIETGLDLGKLVSTSTWLAELLGRPSPSRVVQALSKG, encoded by the coding sequence ACGAGGTCGGCCCGCGCGACGGCCTGCAGAACGAGTCCGCGATCGTCCCCGTCGAGGTGAAGGCCGAGTTCATCGACCGGCTCGCGGACGCCGGGCACAAGGTGATCGAGGCGACCAGCTTCGTGCACCCGAAGTGGGTGCCGCAGCTCGCCGACGCCGACCGGCTGCTGACCACGCTGCGCAGGAAGCCGGGCGTGCGCTACCCCGTGCTCGTGCCGAACCTGCGCGGCCTCGACCGGGCCCTCGACCTGGGCGTGGACGAGATCGCCATCTTCGCCAGCGCCACCGAGACGTTCGCCGCCAAGAACCTGAACCGCAGCCTGGAGAGCCAGTTCGAGATGTTCGAGCCGGTGGTGGCCAGGGCGCTGGACAACGGGGTCAAGGTGCGCGCGTACGTGTCGATGTGCTTCGGCGACCCCTGGGAGGGGCCCACGCCGATCGGACAGGTCGTCCAGGTCGGCGAGCGGCTGCTCGGGCTGGGCTGCTACGAGCTGTCGCTCGGCGACACGATCGGCGTCGGCACGCCCGGCCACGTCACGGCCCTGATCGAGGCGTTCCGCTCGCCGGAGCGGCTGGCCGTGCACTTCCACGACACCTACGGACAGGCGCTGTCCAACACCCTCGCAGCGCTGAGATCGGGCGTCACCACCATCGACGCCTCCACGGGCGGCATCGGCGGCTGCCCCTACGCCGAGTCCGCCACCGGCAACCTGGCCACCGAGGACCTGGTCTGGATGTTGCGCGGCCTCGGCATCGAGACCGGCCTCGACCTGGGCAAGCTCGTGTCCACCAGCACCTGGCTGGCGGAGCTGCTCGGCAGGCCCAGCCCGTCCCGCGTCGTACAGGCGCTTTCGAAAGGCTGA